The following are from one region of the Amylibacter sp. IMCC11727 genome:
- a CDS encoding TIGR00282 family metallophosphoesterase: MKILFLGDVMGRAGRRAITERLPKLRAEWKLDFVVVNAENSTSGMGLNRAHAKLLLDAGADCLTLGDHAFDQKEMLTFIEQEPRIIRPLNYANTPAPGKGARMFTAQNGRKVFVAQALGQVFMKKPFADPFSALDAALKSAPRGGMADAVIVDFHAEVTSEKMGMGHWLDGRASLVVGTHTHVPTSDTMILPKGTAFQSDAGMCGDYHSVIGMEKTEPLRRFVTGMVKERFTPANGEATLSGVYVETDDRTGAATKVIPVRNGGQLAQSGPT, encoded by the coding sequence ATGAAGATATTGTTTCTAGGCGATGTGATGGGCCGCGCTGGACGCCGTGCCATTACCGAACGACTCCCCAAACTGCGGGCCGAGTGGAAGCTCGATTTCGTTGTGGTGAATGCAGAAAATTCCACCAGCGGCATGGGGCTCAATCGGGCCCATGCGAAACTGCTGCTTGATGCGGGGGCGGATTGCCTCACGCTCGGGGATCATGCGTTTGATCAAAAGGAAATGCTGACCTTTATCGAACAGGAACCGCGCATCATTCGCCCGCTGAACTATGCCAACACACCCGCACCCGGCAAAGGCGCACGTATGTTCACCGCGCAAAATGGGCGCAAAGTGTTTGTGGCACAGGCCCTTGGCCAAGTGTTCATGAAGAAACCCTTCGCCGATCCGTTTTCCGCCCTTGATGCGGCGCTCAAATCTGCCCCGCGTGGCGGTATGGCCGATGCGGTGATTGTAGATTTCCACGCTGAGGTGACATCCGAAAAGATGGGCATGGGCCACTGGCTCGATGGGCGCGCATCCCTTGTGGTTGGCACGCACACGCATGTGCCCACATCCGATACAATGATCCTGCCAAAAGGCACGGCGTTTCAATCCGATGCAGGCATGTGTGGAGATTATCATTCCGTCATTGGCATGGAAAAAACCGAACCCCTGCGCCGCTTTGTAACGGGCATGGTCAAGGAACGTTTCACCCCCGCCAATGGCGAGGCAACCCTGTCAGGTGTTTATGTGGAAACCGATGATCGCACAGGGGCCGCCACCAAGGTTATTCCTGTGCGCAATGGCGGCCAATTGGCCCAAAGCGGCCCCACCTAA
- a CDS encoding DMT family transporter produces MTRLLPVLCLIGMGIAWGLSMPMTKLAVSTGHGHFGIIVWQLVLVALLMLVPLVMRRGRPKVGLRHLRLLIFVAFFGTMIPNSMSYIAAAELPSGVMAIIMSLIPMSSLPIALIWGLERFDWVRLCGLIFGAVAMVVLIGPSTSLPNPAAAPFVLVAALSTICYGIEGNYVAKFGLGGLDVVQVLFYSSLVGLIIITPVALMTGQYYNPIPIFGLPEKALIVSSVGHGIAYACYIWLVGRTGPVFAAQVSYIVTIAGVVLSMILLGERYSGYIWLALALVLIGLFLVQPKTQEQDQAKERAKEQG; encoded by the coding sequence ATGACCCGCCTGTTACCCGTTCTGTGCCTGATTGGCATGGGTATTGCTTGGGGGCTGTCGATGCCAATGACCAAACTGGCGGTCAGCACAGGGCATGGCCATTTTGGCATTATCGTCTGGCAACTGGTTCTTGTGGCACTGTTGATGCTCGTACCGCTCGTGATGCGGCGTGGCCGCCCCAAAGTTGGATTGCGTCACCTGCGCTTGCTGATTTTCGTCGCGTTCTTTGGCACAATGATCCCCAATTCCATGTCCTATATCGCCGCCGCGGAACTGCCCTCAGGGGTTATGGCGATCATTATGTCCCTTATTCCTATGTCTTCTTTGCCCATAGCCCTGATCTGGGGGCTGGAACGGTTTGATTGGGTGCGCTTGTGCGGATTGATCTTTGGCGCCGTGGCCATGGTGGTTCTGATCGGCCCAAGCACCAGCCTACCAAATCCGGCCGCTGCGCCGTTCGTTCTGGTCGCTGCCCTGTCCACAATTTGCTACGGGATCGAAGGAAACTACGTGGCGAAATTTGGTCTAGGTGGCTTAGATGTGGTGCAGGTTCTGTTTTACTCCTCTCTTGTGGGGCTCATCATTATCACACCTGTGGCCCTGATGACGGGGCAGTATTACAATCCAATCCCAATTTTCGGCCTGCCTGAAAAGGCGCTGATTGTTTCTTCTGTTGGTCACGGTATCGCCTATGCCTGTTACATCTGGCTTGTGGGCCGCACGGGCCCCGTGTTTGCGGCGCAAGTGTCTTATATCGTGACAATTGCTGGGGTCGTTTTGTCGATGATCCTGCTCGGAGAGCGGTATTCTGGCTATATTTGGCTGGCACTGGCTTTGGTCCTGATTGGCTTGTTTTTGGTCCAACCCAAAACACAAGAGCAAGATCAGGCCAAAGAACGGGCCAAAGAACAGGGTTGA
- a CDS encoding SLC13 family permease, translating to MLADVIPQATHAWLSLGVVAVMFTLFIRESYPTEVVAIGGVAFLLFSGVLPYDTALTVFSNPAPWTIAAMFILSGALVRTGALYSLSTWVTTAGEKNPKTVMAGLAVFTVVASAFMNNTPVVVVLIPVALQLARMMGLKASKLLIPLSYMAIFGGMLTLIGTSTNLLVDGVARANGLQAFTLFEVTPMAAILAVYGAIYLIIFAPRLLPDRETMAEMLRDKSSMKFITEVVIPEDSALIGETPFAVEAFKRDGGRVMDVLRNDNTMRFQFPNVVLEAGDRVVLRTRITELLGLKENKEVILADKVSHRETTTVEALITPGCRMIGRRISALNLRRRFGVYPMAVHRRNQNLGREVGEIVLQVGDTLLLEGAPKDIQTLATEMELIDLAMPEARPFRRAFAPIVILSLAGVVILSALGVAPIFALGLVGVAIVLFTKCIDADEAFASVDGRLLALIFSMLGIGAALQQSGAVALIANAVAPMLHGLPPFFVIWAIYLLTSVLTELVSNNAVAVVVTPIAIALGAQLGMDPRPLVIAVMVAASASFATPIGYQTNTLVYSPGGYAFTDFMKIGIPLNITVGILASALIPLFWEL from the coding sequence ATGCTGGCAGATGTAATCCCACAGGCAACCCACGCGTGGCTGTCCCTTGGCGTTGTGGCCGTGATGTTCACGCTGTTTATCCGCGAAAGCTATCCCACCGAGGTGGTCGCCATTGGCGGTGTGGCGTTTCTGCTGTTTTCGGGGGTTCTGCCCTATGACACGGCGCTAACAGTGTTCTCAAACCCCGCACCTTGGACCATTGCCGCCATGTTTATTCTGTCAGGGGCTTTGGTGCGCACGGGCGCGCTTTACTCCCTGTCCACTTGGGTCACAACGGCGGGGGAAAAGAACCCTAAAACCGTCATGGCGGGGCTTGCGGTGTTTACCGTTGTGGCCAGTGCTTTTATGAACAACACACCAGTGGTGGTTGTCCTGATCCCCGTGGCGCTGCAATTGGCCCGAATGATGGGACTCAAGGCGTCTAAACTCCTGATCCCGCTCAGCTATATGGCGATTTTTGGCGGCATGCTGACCCTGATTGGCACCTCCACCAATCTGCTGGTGGATGGTGTTGCCCGCGCCAACGGGCTTCAGGCGTTTACCCTGTTCGAAGTCACTCCCATGGCCGCAATCCTAGCGGTTTACGGCGCGATTTACCTCATTATCTTTGCCCCGCGCTTGTTGCCAGATCGCGAAACCATGGCCGAAATGCTGCGCGATAAATCCTCCATGAAATTCATCACCGAAGTGGTGATCCCAGAAGACAGCGCGCTCATCGGCGAAACCCCCTTCGCGGTCGAAGCGTTCAAACGGGATGGGGGCCGTGTGATGGATGTGCTACGCAACGACAACACAATGCGCTTTCAATTCCCCAATGTAGTTTTGGAAGCAGGGGACCGCGTGGTCCTGCGCACCCGCATCACCGAACTGCTCGGTCTAAAGGAAAACAAAGAAGTCATCCTCGCTGACAAAGTTTCCCACCGCGAAACCACCACGGTCGAGGCGCTGATCACGCCCGGCTGTCGCATGATCGGACGGCGCATTTCCGCATTAAACCTGCGCCGCCGTTTCGGCGTTTACCCAATGGCGGTGCATCGCAGAAACCAAAACTTAGGCCGCGAAGTGGGCGAAATTGTCCTGCAAGTGGGCGATACGCTGCTGCTCGAAGGAGCACCAAAAGACATCCAAACACTGGCCACAGAAATGGAACTGATCGACCTCGCCATGCCAGAGGCCCGCCCATTCCGTCGTGCTTTTGCCCCTATTGTAATCCTGTCCCTAGCAGGTGTTGTGATCCTATCGGCCCTTGGCGTTGCGCCCATTTTTGCCCTTGGCCTCGTTGGTGTGGCCATTGTGCTGTTCACCAAATGTATCGACGCGGACGAAGCCTTCGCCTCCGTCGACGGACGCCTGCTTGCGCTCATCTTCTCCATGCTTGGCATCGGCGCGGCTTTGCAACAATCAGGGGCGGTTGCCCTCATAGCAAACGCCGTTGCGCCCATGTTGCATGGCCTGCCACCGTTCTTTGTAATCTGGGCGATTTACCTGCTCACTTCGGTCCTCACAGAACTGGTCAGTAACAACGCCGTCGCCGTGGTTGTCACTCCCATCGCCATCGCGCTCGGTGCACAGCTTGGCATGGACCCACGCCCCCTCGTCATTGCCGTCATGGTCGCCGCCTCTGCCAGCTTCGCCACGCCCATCGGCTATCAAACTAACACATTGGTCTATTCCCCAGGCGGCTACGCGTTCACGGATTTCATGAAGATCGGCATCCCCCTGAACATCACAGTTGGGATATTGGCGAGTGCGCTTATTCCGCTGTTCTGGGAGTTGTGA
- a CDS encoding SLC13 family permease produces the protein MTTDQIILFVIFGGVFALLLWGRYRYDLVAFGALLIGVLAGVVESKDAFSGFGHPATLVVALVLIVSAGLVNSGAVGLITRALVDSSRGLGAHIAIMGGVGAILSAFMNNVAALALLMPVDLQTAKKAKRAAGLSLMPLSFATILGGMVTMIGTPPNIIIATIREDSMGEAFKMFDFAPVGLVAALAGLLFVSTIGWRLIPQGEADSPVDKLLDNANYVAELTVPSESKLIGKKPSDLAEEAEKADVAIVGVIRDGRRLYGNARNRKLIAHDALVLEATPEALDEFRTTFKLDFADEKREENLKAAGEGVGLTEVVVTETSRIVGKDAVTIGLNWRQNTILMGISRGGKPIKSQVRRTKILAGDILLLLTPSETQNQVVDWLGCLPLVERGLTVTQDEKTWLAIGIFAAAVVAASFGLVYLPVALGVVVALFTLTRIVPLAEVYTHIEWPVVVLLGSMIPLGVALEKSGGTELIAGSLIGLTEGMPAWAILTVLMVVTMTLSDVLNNTATTIVAAPVGIKMAESLGVNADPFLMAVAVAASCAFLTPIGHKNNTLILGPGGYKFGDYWRTGLPLEVLIVAVSIPAILVFWPL, from the coding sequence ATGACAACAGATCAAATTATCCTATTCGTGATTTTCGGGGGCGTGTTTGCCCTTCTTTTGTGGGGGCGGTATCGCTATGACCTTGTCGCATTTGGGGCGCTGTTGATTGGCGTTCTGGCGGGTGTGGTTGAAAGCAAAGACGCGTTTTCGGGGTTTGGGCATCCTGCCACATTGGTGGTGGCGCTGGTGCTGATTGTGTCCGCAGGATTGGTGAATTCAGGCGCGGTTGGGCTGATCACGCGGGCTTTGGTGGACAGTTCACGTGGGCTTGGTGCGCATATTGCAATCATGGGCGGTGTGGGTGCGATCCTGTCCGCCTTTATGAACAATGTGGCCGCGCTGGCATTATTGATGCCTGTGGATTTGCAAACAGCAAAAAAGGCAAAGCGGGCGGCGGGGCTGTCGCTGATGCCGCTGAGTTTTGCGACGATTTTAGGCGGGATGGTGACGATGATTGGCACGCCGCCCAACATTATCATTGCAACCATTCGCGAAGATTCCATGGGCGAAGCGTTTAAAATGTTTGATTTCGCCCCAGTGGGGTTGGTCGCAGCGCTTGCTGGTTTGTTGTTTGTATCGACCATCGGGTGGCGGTTGATCCCACAAGGAGAAGCAGATTCTCCCGTGGATAAGTTGCTGGACAATGCGAATTACGTGGCTGAGTTGACGGTGCCAAGCGAGAGCAAATTGATTGGCAAAAAACCGTCGGATTTGGCCGAAGAAGCCGAGAAAGCCGATGTGGCCATCGTAGGTGTGATCCGTGATGGGCGGCGACTGTATGGCAATGCGCGCAATCGCAAATTGATTGCTCATGATGCTTTGGTGTTGGAAGCAACCCCTGAGGCGCTTGATGAGTTTCGCACCACGTTCAAGTTGGATTTCGCAGATGAAAAGCGCGAAGAGAACCTGAAAGCAGCGGGCGAAGGGGTCGGCCTGACAGAAGTGGTTGTGACAGAAACCAGCCGTATCGTGGGCAAAGATGCGGTGACGATTGGGCTGAATTGGCGACAGAATACGATCCTGATGGGGATTTCACGCGGCGGTAAGCCGATTAAGTCGCAGGTGCGGCGCACGAAAATTCTGGCGGGCGATATTTTGTTGTTGCTGACACCAAGTGAAACGCAAAATCAGGTGGTGGATTGGCTCGGATGTTTGCCGTTGGTAGAGCGGGGTTTGACCGTAACACAGGACGAAAAGACGTGGCTGGCCATTGGGATTTTTGCGGCTGCTGTTGTCGCGGCGAGTTTTGGGCTGGTTTATTTGCCTGTGGCGCTGGGTGTGGTTGTGGCGCTGTTTACGTTGACACGGATTGTGCCGCTGGCCGAGGTGTATACGCATATTGAGTGGCCCGTTGTGGTGCTTTTGGGCTCTATGATCCCGCTGGGTGTGGCGCTGGAAAAATCGGGCGGGACAGAGTTGATCGCGGGATCGCTTATTGGGCTGACCGAAGGGATGCCGGCTTGGGCCATTCTGACGGTGCTGATGGTTGTGACGATGACGCTGTCTGATGTGCTGAACAACACGGCAACGACCATTGTGGCCGCCCCTGTGGGGATCAAGATGGCGGAGAGTTTGGGCGTGAACGCGGATCCGTTTTTGATGGCTGTGGCCGTGGCGGCGAGTTGTGCGTTCCTCACACCGATTGGTCATAAGAACAACACGCTGATCCTTGGGCCTGGGGGATACAAGTTCGGGGATTACTGGCGCACGGGGTTGCCGCTTGAGGTGTTGATTGTGGCGGTGAGCATTCCTGCGATTTTGGTGTTTTGGCCGCTGTGA
- a CDS encoding LysE family translocator encodes MPYELLTALMGFALVSSITPGPNNLMLMASGANFGFWRTIPHMLGIGIGFTVMIVLVGLGLIGLFDAFPISYTILKVFSVVYLLWLAWKIANAAPPKQGEASGTPMTFIQAALFQWVNPKAWSMALTAITAYAPGQTVPSILVVAAVFGAINLPSVSVWTVMGQQIRRILNRPKWLRAFNICMAVLLVLSALPVLFIT; translated from the coding sequence ATGCCTTATGAACTTCTTACCGCACTTATGGGCTTTGCGCTCGTATCCTCTATCACCCCCGGCCCGAATAACCTGATGCTTATGGCATCGGGTGCGAATTTCGGGTTTTGGCGCACAATTCCGCATATGCTGGGCATTGGGATCGGGTTTACGGTGATGATTGTGCTGGTTGGGCTGGGGTTGATCGGGCTGTTTGATGCGTTTCCGATATCCTACACCATTCTGAAAGTGTTTTCTGTGGTCTACCTTTTGTGGTTGGCATGGAAGATTGCCAATGCTGCACCGCCCAAACAAGGCGAGGCATCGGGCACGCCCATGACGTTTATTCAAGCGGCGCTGTTTCAGTGGGTGAATCCTAAGGCCTGGTCTATGGCGTTGACCGCGATTACCGCTTATGCGCCGGGGCAAACCGTGCCATCGATTTTGGTCGTGGCGGCGGTGTTTGGCGCGATCAACCTGCCAAGTGTCAGCGTGTGGACCGTGATGGGACAGCAAATTCGCCGTATTCTGAACAGACCGAAGTGGTTGCGGGCGTTCAATATCTGTATGGCGGTGTTGCTGGTGCTGTCTGCCCTGCCCGTTTTGTTTATCACTTGA
- a CDS encoding Lrp/AsnC family transcriptional regulator, giving the protein MAKTDQINDQILRELGRDGRISNIELADRVGLSPSACLRRVQDLERSGVITGYRAVVDPVARGAGFIAYMTVGLSDHTKEAQEAFERAIARFDEVRECHNITGAVEYLLRIEAADLANFKLFHTEKLGMLPQVRQIVTHVVMGSPKDERG; this is encoded by the coding sequence ATGGCGAAAACAGATCAAATAAACGATCAAATATTGCGTGAACTTGGGCGTGATGGGCGGATCAGCAATATCGAACTGGCCGACCGCGTTGGCCTGTCACCCTCTGCCTGTCTGCGCCGTGTGCAGGATTTGGAACGCTCTGGCGTTATCACAGGGTATCGCGCGGTGGTGGATCCTGTGGCGCGCGGCGCAGGGTTTATTGCCTATATGACCGTCGGTCTCTCGGATCACACAAAAGAAGCGCAAGAAGCCTTTGAACGGGCCATTGCGCGCTTTGATGAGGTTCGCGAATGCCACAACATCACGGGCGCGGTTGAATATCTGTTGCGCATCGAAGCCGCAGATTTGGCCAACTTCAAACTGTTTCACACAGAAAAGCTCGGCATGCTCCCCCAAGTGCGCCAAATTGTGACCCATGTGGTCATGGGCTCGCCCAAGGATGAACGGGGATAG
- a CDS encoding YebC/PmpR family DNA-binding transcriptional regulator: MAGHSKWANIQHRKGRQDAARSKLFSKLAKEITVAAKMGDPDPEKNPRLRLAVKEAKGKSVPKDVIERAINKASAGEGDDYEEIRYEGYGPNGVAVIVEAMTDNKNRTASTVRSTFTKSGGNLAETGAVSFMFERKGFVAYPAEVGDADTVFEAAIEAGAEDVESTEEGHEIYCEFTDLNDVSNALEATLGESESSKLIWKPTTTTELDLEGAEKLMRLINALEDDDDVQTVTANFEISDEVMAQL; encoded by the coding sequence ATGGCAGGCCATTCCAAATGGGCAAACATTCAGCATCGCAAAGGGCGCCAGGACGCCGCCCGCTCCAAGCTGTTTTCAAAGCTGGCAAAAGAAATTACCGTTGCTGCGAAAATGGGCGATCCTGATCCAGAAAAGAACCCGCGCCTGCGTTTGGCCGTGAAAGAGGCCAAGGGCAAATCCGTGCCCAAAGACGTAATCGAACGGGCCATCAACAAAGCCTCCGCTGGCGAAGGCGACGACTATGAAGAAATCCGCTACGAAGGTTACGGCCCGAACGGTGTGGCCGTGATTGTCGAAGCGATGACCGACAACAAAAACCGCACTGCCTCCACCGTGCGCTCCACCTTCACAAAATCTGGCGGCAACCTCGCTGAGACGGGTGCCGTGTCCTTTATGTTCGAACGCAAAGGTTTTGTCGCGTACCCCGCCGAAGTTGGCGATGCAGACACTGTTTTTGAAGCGGCGATCGAAGCAGGTGCCGAAGACGTGGAAAGCACAGAAGAAGGCCACGAGATTTACTGCGAATTTACCGATCTAAACGATGTGTCCAACGCCCTTGAGGCAACGCTTGGTGAATCTGAATCCTCCAAACTGATCTGGAAACCGACCACCACAACCGAGTTGGATTTGGAAGGCGCAGAAAAACTCATGCGCCTGATCAACGCGCTCGAAGATGACGATGATGTACAGACCGTGACAGCCAACTTTGAAATCTCAGACGAGGTTATGGCGCAGCTGTAA
- a CDS encoding YiaA/YiaB family inner membrane protein — MNNQMSSTQLYVYLNLAAVIIAYAMMCGSLWYAPVDFSTKGYWGMGILMLSISLINVVKYRFDDMNRQDKINRIEEAKNEKLLSDYVSGE, encoded by the coding sequence ATGAACAACCAAATGTCTTCAACACAGCTTTATGTTTACCTGAACCTTGCAGCGGTGATCATCGCCTATGCCATGATGTGTGGCTCGCTGTGGTACGCGCCTGTGGATTTCTCCACCAAAGGCTATTGGGGCATGGGCATCCTGATGCTGTCGATTTCCCTGATTAACGTGGTGAAATACCGTTTTGACGACATGAACCGCCAAGACAAAATCAACCGCATCGAAGAAGCCAAGAACGAAAAGTTGCTGTCTGATTACGTGAGTGGTGAATAA
- a CDS encoding PspA/IM30 family protein: MFQTFKTLFAGVSVQEEKRVRDIYALDLIDQKIAETEAGLNAAKGSLAALIQRHRAEEKQTKALEKRIADLMERAKAALDKKLTDLATETAGAVADMENELVRRRETVARLDQKITTLRLRVEKAQRRLVDLRQGAISAKAIRAEQNATRRVASALPNAPAKEAQDLIDSILGTEHEEPLADIYEELDDDLNNRTLEDRLGASGCGDPTKTTAADVLAKLKS, encoded by the coding sequence ATGTTTCAGACGTTTAAAACACTTTTCGCAGGTGTTTCTGTGCAAGAAGAAAAACGGGTTCGCGATATCTATGCGCTCGACCTGATTGATCAGAAAATTGCAGAAACCGAAGCAGGCCTGAATGCCGCCAAGGGGTCGCTGGCCGCTTTGATCCAACGGCACCGTGCCGAGGAAAAGCAAACCAAGGCGCTGGAAAAACGTATTGCCGATCTGATGGAACGGGCCAAAGCGGCGCTGGACAAAAAGCTGACGGATTTGGCCACTGAAACCGCGGGTGCCGTAGCAGATATGGAAAACGAATTGGTGCGGCGGCGCGAAACTGTGGCACGGCTCGACCAAAAAATCACAACGCTGCGGTTGCGCGTGGAAAAGGCGCAACGCCGTCTTGTGGACCTGCGCCAAGGGGCGATTTCGGCCAAAGCGATCCGCGCTGAACAAAACGCCACCCGCCGAGTGGCCAGCGCCCTTCCCAATGCCCCTGCAAAAGAAGCGCAGGATTTGATCGACAGCATCTTAGGCACGGAACACGAAGAGCCGCTCGCCGATATTTATGAAGAGCTGGACGATGACCTTAACAATCGCACGCTGGAAGACCGCCTTGGCGCATCTGGCTGTGGTGATCCAACCAAAACAACGGCGGCCGATGTGCTGGCGAAACTGAAATCTTAA
- a CDS encoding TetR/AcrR family transcriptional regulator, whose translation MAGIREQKRAALREKLLNSALTRIKAGGIASLRARDLATDAGCALGAIYNIFADLDELVFYAKAEVFRSMDAQLDEVMSGADALPPKDQMLKLSHAYHHFATKNHHTWTALFASDLADPDDIPDWYRAALRRLMGHISKPLAQLQPHLSETELSLRTRTIFSAIHGVILLSVQNRPSGVGETEVADAIEIVISAFSSV comes from the coding sequence ATGGCAGGTATTCGAGAACAGAAACGGGCAGCGTTGCGAGAAAAGCTGCTGAACTCTGCGCTGACCCGAATTAAAGCGGGTGGCATAGCGTCGCTGCGCGCGCGCGATTTGGCCACGGATGCGGGCTGTGCGCTTGGGGCGATTTACAACATCTTTGCGGATTTGGATGAATTGGTGTTTTACGCCAAAGCCGAAGTGTTTCGCAGCATGGATGCGCAACTGGACGAGGTGATGTCAGGTGCGGATGCCCTGCCCCCCAAAGACCAGATGTTAAAGCTGAGCCATGCGTATCACCACTTTGCCACCAAGAACCATCACACGTGGACGGCGCTGTTTGCATCCGATCTCGCGGACCCTGATGACATCCCTGATTGGTATCGCGCGGCCCTACGCCGTTTGATGGGACATATTTCGAAACCTTTGGCCCAGTTACAACCCCATCTGAGCGAGACAGAGCTGAGCCTGCGCACGCGCACAATTTTTTCGGCCATCCACGGTGTGATTCTGCTTTCGGTGCAAAATCGCCCGTCTGGCGTAGGGGAAACCGAAGTGGCAGATGCAATTGAAATTGTGATTTCTGCATTTTCTTCCGTTTAA
- a CDS encoding DUF6691 family protein, with translation MRILTSLLCGGLFGAGLVVSGMTDTARVQGFLDLFGAWDPTLMFVMGGAIVPMFFAWRVAANREAAILGGPLPAPPSTTIDTRLALGGVLFGMGWGLSGFCPGPAFASLSFGGTGGLIFMVAMLASMFAARPIIGVFFRNA, from the coding sequence ATGCGTATTTTGACTTCTTTGCTGTGTGGCGGTCTGTTTGGCGCGGGTCTGGTGGTGTCTGGCATGACAGATACCGCGCGGGTTCAGGGGTTTCTGGATCTGTTTGGCGCATGGGATCCGACCCTGATGTTTGTGATGGGTGGCGCGATTGTGCCGATGTTTTTCGCGTGGCGCGTCGCGGCAAACCGTGAAGCCGCGATTTTGGGTGGGCCACTGCCTGCCCCACCGTCCACCACCATTGATACGCGTTTGGCCCTTGGAGGTGTTCTGTTTGGCATGGGTTGGGGGCTGTCTGGGTTTTGCCCTGGCCCTGCGTTTGCATCGTTGTCGTTTGGCGGCACAGGAGGCCTGATCTTTATGGTGGCGATGCTGGCGTCGATGTTCGCAGCGCGACCCATTATCGGGGTATTCTTTAGAAACGCCTGA
- a CDS encoding YeeE/YedE family protein: MEISWIHGLIGGLMIGAAAAIYLLVNGRIMGASGIAGSLMDGTAGSAFWERAAFVGGVIGVPALASLFMDMPATNVTSNIPLLIVAGVLVGLGTRLGSGCTSGHGVCGMSRLSVRSIVATCIYIGAGVLVIIAARSMGVL, translated from the coding sequence ATGGAAATTTCTTGGATACACGGGCTGATCGGCGGCCTGATGATCGGGGCTGCGGCGGCGATTTATTTGTTGGTGAACGGGCGCATTATGGGCGCTTCTGGTATTGCGGGCAGCCTTATGGACGGAACCGCAGGTTCGGCGTTTTGGGAACGTGCGGCGTTTGTTGGGGGCGTGATTGGTGTGCCTGCGCTGGCCAGTCTGTTTATGGACATGCCCGCGACCAACGTCACATCCAACATTCCATTGTTGATCGTGGCAGGTGTTTTGGTGGGGTTGGGGACGCGGCTCGGATCTGGCTGTACATCAGGTCACGGAGTCTGTGGCATGTCACGCCTTTCGGTGCGCAGTATCGTTGCCACCTGCATCTATATCGGCGCGGGCGTTTTGGTGATTATCGCTGCACGCAGCATGGGGGTGTTGTGA